A single window of Candidatus Rhabdochlamydia oedothoracis DNA harbors:
- a CDS encoding IS630 transposase-related protein — MKRSGIIAKIYIQFKIGSLQSIYALKRLKITRKKRLRFIRKGTRKQERNI, encoded by the coding sequence ATAAAAAGATCTGGTATCATAGCGAAAATTTATATTCAATTCAAGATAGGTTCATTGCAAAGCATTTACGCTTTGAAAAGACTCAAGATTACAAGAAAAAAAAGATTGCGTTTTATAAGGAAAGGAACGCGGAAGCAAGAGCGGAATATCTAA
- a CDS encoding transposase, giving the protein MSKQGLNEEQFKILEPQMEKWVNRNHYGRKLAPWRPVVNTIFWVLRTGAPWKDAPRNKEFSHPSTAHAWLGRMQSAGFLDQFLEELLKLAEQLGCIDAQRLSVDGFFFQRTRRRRAS; this is encoded by the coding sequence ATGAGCAAGCAAGGATTAAATGAAGAACAGTTTAAAATACTCGAACCTCAAATGGAAAAATGGGTAAATCGTAACCATTATGGAAGAAAATTAGCGCCATGGAGACCTGTAGTGAATACTATTTTCTGGGTGCTTCGGACAGGAGCTCCTTGGAAAGATGCACCTAGAAACAAGGAGTTTTCTCATCCCTCAACAGCACACGCATGGCTTGGAAGAATGCAATCTGCTGGATTTTTAGATCAATTTTTAGAAGAGCTGCTTAAGCTTGCCGAACAGCTGGGGTGTATTGATGCCCAGAGACTCTCTGTAGATGGTTTTTTTTTCCAGCGGACGCGGAGGAGGAGAGCAAGTTGA
- a CDS encoding transposase yields the protein MVFFSSGRGGGEQVDYGYKGKGVTSHLLVEKSGKPLAITFTLASGDEKKQVIPLLRKVIPFIKKAWNQGKVPILEADKGYDSEQTRIDVLSHEVFPLIARKRNTKGYKIKGSCYLEKQRWVVERTISWLKTCFRCSV from the coding sequence ATGGTTTTTTTTTCCAGCGGACGCGGAGGAGGAGAGCAAGTTGATTATGGCTACAAAGGTAAAGGCGTGACATCGCATTTACTGGTAGAAAAATCAGGAAAGCCTCTTGCAATCACTTTTACATTAGCATCCGGGGATGAGAAAAAACAAGTGATCCCTCTGCTTAGGAAAGTCATTCCCTTCATTAAAAAAGCATGGAATCAGGGAAAAGTACCCATACTTGAAGCAGATAAAGGTTATGACTCAGAGCAAACACGTATCGATGTTCTTTCCCATGAGGTTTTTCCTCTGATAGCTCGGAAAAGAAACACTAAGGGATATAAGATAAAAGGCAGTTGCTACCTTGAAAAGCAACGTTGGGTCGTTGAGAGAACGATTTCTTGGTTAAAGACATGCTTCCGTTGTTCGGTGTAA
- the rplC gene encoding 50S ribosomal protein L3 — translation MTLKFQGKKKGMTMRFDAQGNQIVCTVILVEPNVIAQIKSSQGKDGYNAVQLAAYKVKPSKVKNVSKPLQGHFAKAKIEPRSSLKESRVENVEDFQVAQELNVSYFNEISYVDISGISKGKGHQGVMKRHNFAGGPASHGSGFHRHGGSTGMRSTPGRCLPGQKKSGRMGNEMVTTQNLRVVKVDLEKNVILVGGAVPGPRNGLVYISKAKKKA, via the coding sequence ATGACTTTAAAATTTCAGGGAAAGAAAAAAGGAATGACAATGCGATTTGATGCTCAAGGTAATCAAATTGTTTGCACAGTGATTTTGGTAGAGCCTAATGTCATAGCTCAAATTAAAAGTAGCCAAGGCAAAGATGGCTATAATGCTGTTCAGCTAGCGGCTTATAAGGTTAAACCTTCAAAGGTTAAAAATGTTTCTAAACCACTACAAGGCCATTTTGCAAAAGCAAAAATAGAGCCAAGATCTTCTTTAAAAGAATCTAGAGTAGAGAATGTAGAAGACTTTCAAGTGGCTCAAGAGCTTAATGTAAGCTATTTTAATGAGATTAGCTACGTAGATATTTCTGGTATTTCGAAAGGTAAAGGTCATCAAGGGGTTATGAAACGTCATAATTTTGCAGGCGGCCCTGCTTCTCATGGTTCTGGGTTTCATCGTCATGGTGGTTCAACTGGTATGCGTTCTACGCCAGGTCGTTGTTTGCCAGGACAAAAAAAGTCGGGTCGAATGGGAAACGAAATGGTAACCACGCAGAATTTGCGTGTAGTAAAAGTCGATTTAGAAAAGAATGTTATCCTTGTCGGGGGCGCTGTTCCAGGGCCGCGCAATGGATTAGTTTATATCTCAAAAGCAAAAAAGAAAGCGTAA
- the rplD gene encoding 50S ribosomal protein L4 → MEIDDELLSPAANTQMIKDYVTALRANARQWSANTKTRAEVNHSGKKPHPQKGTGRARQGYLGAPQYKGGGRVHAPRPKFDQHVKMNKKEKRAVIRQLLIEKVLNDSLHVLQFAEMNKPQTKQVVQFLKARDLENKKIIFLAESGDEGQSTILLEKYHTLFLSARNILGLRFLPLTIVNGYDVIANQHLIVMNSAVDQLKVLLGGQG, encoded by the coding sequence ATTGAAATCGATGATGAACTACTCAGTCCAGCTGCAAATACGCAAATGATTAAAGATTATGTTACAGCTCTGCGCGCAAACGCTCGTCAGTGGTCCGCAAATACAAAAACAAGAGCAGAGGTAAATCATAGCGGTAAAAAACCTCATCCTCAAAAGGGTACTGGTAGAGCAAGGCAGGGTTATTTGGGTGCTCCTCAGTATAAAGGAGGAGGGCGTGTTCATGCTCCTAGGCCAAAATTTGATCAGCACGTAAAAATGAACAAAAAAGAGAAGCGTGCTGTCATTCGTCAATTGTTGATTGAAAAAGTATTGAATGATTCTCTGCATGTTTTGCAATTTGCAGAAATGAATAAGCCGCAAACAAAACAAGTTGTGCAATTTTTAAAGGCAAGAGATTTAGAAAATAAAAAGATTATTTTTTTAGCTGAGAGCGGTGATGAAGGACAGAGCACTATATTGCTAGAAAAATATCATACGCTATTTTTAAGTGCTCGTAATATTCTTGGATTGAGATTTCTTCCATTAACTATTGTAAATGGATATGACGTAATTGCTAATCAACATCTGATTGTGATGAATTCGGCTGTAGATCAGTTAAAAGTTCTATTGGGAGGACAGGGTTAA
- the rplW gene encoding 50S ribosomal protein L23 — MLKKSPYDVILSRHITEKALVMEKLQSNESNPSVRKCKTPKYVFLVAKKANKQEIKQALEKIYIDKKIKVTSVNTITIKPKAKRVRGRLGKKAGFKKAIVSLEPGDNIEDKG, encoded by the coding sequence ATGTTAAAAAAGAGTCCTTACGATGTTATATTATCTCGTCATATAACAGAAAAAGCACTAGTTATGGAAAAATTACAATCCAATGAGAGTAATCCTTCTGTTAGGAAATGTAAAACTCCGAAGTATGTTTTTTTAGTTGCAAAAAAAGCGAATAAACAAGAGATCAAGCAAGCTCTTGAAAAGATTTACATCGATAAAAAAATTAAAGTTACATCTGTGAATACAATTACTATTAAGCCCAAAGCGAAGCGTGTAAGAGGACGTCTAGGAAAAAAAGCAGGTTTTAAAAAAGCCATTGTTTCCTTAGAGCCAGGGGATAATATTGAGGATAAAGGTTAA
- the rplB gene encoding 50S ribosomal protein L2, protein MLKKFRPTTAGQRHLVLTKQEALSCVKPEKSLIEKKKRTNGRNHHGHITCRHKGGGHKRFYRIVDFKRDKENIPAKVASIEYDPNRTAAIALLNYFDGEKRYILAPQGLKIGAVIATNDQGRFDVGFCMRLKHMPLGSVVHNIELYPGRGGQLVRSAGLSAQLMAKADNGYVNLKMPSGEVRLIHENCRATFGAVSNPERNLRVEGKAGRSRWRGIRPTVRGTAMNPVDHPHGGGEGKHNGYLPQTPWAKDTKGRRTRSKKKSSKMIVKDRRK, encoded by the coding sequence ATGTTAAAAAAATTTCGACCCACTACAGCAGGGCAGCGTCATCTTGTTTTAACCAAGCAAGAAGCTTTAAGCTGTGTAAAGCCTGAAAAGTCTTTAATTGAAAAGAAAAAAAGAACAAATGGCCGTAACCACCATGGTCACATTACTTGTAGGCATAAAGGCGGTGGTCATAAGCGTTTTTATCGCATTGTTGACTTTAAAAGAGATAAAGAAAACATACCTGCTAAAGTAGCGTCTATTGAATACGATCCTAATCGAACAGCTGCTATTGCTCTATTGAACTATTTTGATGGAGAAAAGCGTTATATTTTAGCTCCACAGGGATTAAAAATAGGTGCTGTAATAGCAACAAATGATCAAGGGCGATTTGATGTGGGTTTTTGTATGCGTCTAAAGCATATGCCTCTTGGATCGGTTGTTCATAATATTGAACTCTATCCGGGGCGAGGTGGTCAGCTTGTGCGTTCAGCAGGTCTTTCTGCTCAATTAATGGCAAAAGCCGATAATGGATATGTGAACTTAAAAATGCCATCTGGAGAAGTAAGGCTCATTCATGAAAATTGTAGAGCTACTTTTGGGGCTGTTTCCAATCCAGAAAGGAATTTACGTGTTGAGGGAAAAGCAGGACGCTCTCGCTGGAGAGGAATTCGTCCAACTGTTCGAGGAACAGCAATGAACCCGGTGGATCACCCGCATGGAGGAGGAGAGGGTAAACATAATGGATACCTTCCACAAACCCCATGGGCAAAAGATACTAAGGGACGCCGCACGCGTTCTAAGAAGAAATCTAGTAAAATGATCGTTAAAGACCGTAGGAAATAG
- the rpsS gene encoding 30S ribosomal protein S19, giving the protein MGRSLKKGPFVDHHLLDKVSVQNKNGKKNPIKTWSRRSMILPEMIGHTFDVHNGKRFISVFVSDNMVGHRLGEFAPTRVFKGHGSKKSTDSSKSATSGRG; this is encoded by the coding sequence ATGGGAAGATCGCTAAAAAAAGGGCCGTTTGTAGACCATCACTTGTTAGACAAAGTAAGTGTACAAAATAAAAATGGCAAAAAAAATCCTATCAAAACATGGTCACGACGATCCATGATTCTTCCTGAAATGATTGGACATACTTTTGATGTTCACAATGGAAAGAGGTTTATTAGTGTTTTCGTGTCCGATAATATGGTAGGTCATCGCCTTGGTGAATTTGCACCGACGAGAGTGTTTAAAGGACATGGATCGAAAAAAAGTACAGATAGTTCTAAATCTGCAACTTCAGGAAGAGGTTAA
- the rplV gene encoding 50S ribosomal protein L22, with protein sequence MPQAYAKTNYVRISPRKARLAADLIRGLKVEEAVIQLRFCKLKAGMLLQKTLNSAVANAETQLQVQRRDLIVKEVRVDVGPVLKRAKPKNRGGSHPIMKRTSHFTIAVAAE encoded by the coding sequence ATGCCACAAGCTTATGCGAAAACAAATTATGTGCGAATTAGTCCAAGAAAAGCGCGTTTAGCCGCTGATTTAATTAGAGGTCTCAAAGTTGAGGAGGCTGTAATACAATTGCGTTTTTGTAAATTAAAAGCAGGAATGCTTCTGCAAAAGACGTTAAACTCTGCAGTTGCTAATGCAGAAACACAGTTACAAGTTCAAAGGCGCGATTTAATTGTAAAAGAAGTGAGAGTGGATGTGGGCCCTGTTTTAAAGCGTGCCAAGCCAAAAAATAGAGGTGGAAGCCATCCAATTATGAAAAGAACTAGTCATTTTACAATAGCTGTTGCTGCTGAATAG
- the rpsC gene encoding 30S ribosomal protein S3: MGQKTSPIGFRLIRNKRWRSLWYANKQEFGDLLGEDDRIRKHLMKKSCCVGTSRIVIRRMSGKVEVTIYTARPGLVIGKKAAELDILKQELRKLTGKEIWIEVEEIKRPDLEAQLVAENIARQLERRIPFRRIMKKAMQATMDAGAIGIKVQISGRIGGAEIARVEWYILGSVPLHTLRADIDYATARAETTYGSIGIKVCINKGEDEINRSKVVGG, from the coding sequence ATGGGTCAAAAGACATCGCCGATTGGGTTTAGATTAATTAGAAATAAGAGATGGCGTTCTCTTTGGTATGCCAACAAACAAGAGTTTGGTGATTTACTAGGAGAGGATGATAGGATTCGTAAGCACTTGATGAAAAAGTCCTGTTGCGTAGGTACTTCTAGAATCGTTATTAGAAGAATGAGTGGTAAAGTAGAGGTGACTATTTATACAGCGCGCCCAGGCTTGGTTATTGGAAAAAAAGCTGCAGAACTCGATATCTTGAAGCAAGAACTTAGAAAGTTAACAGGAAAAGAGATTTGGATCGAAGTTGAAGAAATTAAAAGACCAGATCTTGAAGCGCAACTTGTAGCTGAAAATATAGCGAGACAGTTAGAGCGCCGAATCCCTTTTAGAAGAATTATGAAAAAGGCTATGCAAGCTACTATGGATGCAGGAGCTATTGGAATTAAAGTGCAAATTTCAGGACGTATTGGTGGTGCTGAAATCGCTCGTGTAGAGTGGTATATATTAGGAAGTGTTCCTTTGCATACACTGCGAGCTGATATTGATTATGCAACAGCCAGAGCGGAAACCACTTATGGTTCTATTGGAATCAAAGTGTGCATTAATAAAGGCGAAGACGAGATAAATCGATCAAAAGTAGTAGGAGGCTAA
- the rplP gene encoding 50S ribosomal protein L16: MAQMPARTKYRKTQKGSRSGLSKSGNFVEFGEFGMKVLERGDIKANQIEACRVAINRHFQRRGQVWIRIFPHKPVTRKPAETRMGKGKGAVDHWIAVVQPGRILFEVAGVSKTDAQDALKKAAAKLGLRTRFVERVERV, encoded by the coding sequence ATGGCCCAAATGCCAGCTCGTACAAAATATAGAAAAACTCAAAAAGGAAGTCGTTCCGGCTTAAGTAAAAGTGGTAATTTTGTAGAATTCGGTGAATTTGGGATGAAAGTTCTCGAAAGAGGCGACATAAAAGCTAATCAAATTGAAGCTTGTAGAGTTGCCATTAATCGACATTTTCAGCGCCGTGGCCAAGTTTGGATTCGAATTTTTCCGCATAAGCCTGTAACTAGAAAGCCAGCTGAAACTCGTATGGGAAAAGGAAAAGGTGCAGTAGATCATTGGATAGCGGTTGTTCAACCTGGTAGAATATTGTTTGAAGTAGCTGGAGTATCTAAAACAGATGCCCAAGATGCATTAAAAAAAGCGGCAGCTAAATTAGGACTTCGTACTAGATTTGTTGAACGAGTAGAGCGAGTATAA
- the rpmC gene encoding 50S ribosomal protein L29, whose amino-acid sequence MPKKAKELRDQSKEELQALYADLSKEIFELRNELKTTRKLEKPHLIRLKKRDRARVLTVLQEKKA is encoded by the coding sequence ATGCCAAAAAAAGCAAAAGAATTAAGAGATCAATCAAAAGAAGAATTACAAGCTCTTTATGCCGATTTATCTAAAGAGATTTTCGAGTTGCGCAATGAGTTAAAGACAACACGTAAATTGGAAAAACCTCATTTAATTCGATTAAAAAAAAGAGATAGAGCAAGAGTCTTGACAGTCCTTCAAGAGAAAAAGGCATAA
- the rpsQ gene encoding 30S ribosomal protein S17 gives MEKQADQKCNTKRKVREGVVVSNKMQKTVKVRVDRTFKHPNFNKVITRGKIYYAHVEEEEVEIGKLVKIIETRPLSKLKRWRVLQVL, from the coding sequence ATGGAAAAACAAGCAGATCAAAAATGTAACACAAAGCGTAAAGTTAGAGAAGGTGTAGTTGTTTCTAACAAAATGCAAAAGACCGTTAAGGTTCGTGTAGATCGTACATTTAAGCACCCTAATTTTAATAAGGTGATTACACGCGGTAAAATCTATTACGCTCATGTTGAAGAAGAAGAAGTTGAGATCGGAAAGCTTGTAAAAATTATTGAAACGCGCCCTCTTTCAAAATTGAAAAGATGGCGTGTATTGCAAGTGCTTTGA
- the rplN gene encoding 50S ribosomal protein L14 has translation MIQEETELEVADNTGAKRVRCFRIIKKGSKRPRAGVGDVIICAVKESDPKGTVKKGKVVKAVIVRTCSSISRKDGSQLSFFDNSCVIIDDKGNPQGTRIFGPIAREVRERGYIKITSLAPEVI, from the coding sequence ATGATTCAAGAAGAAACCGAATTAGAAGTAGCAGATAACACCGGTGCTAAGCGTGTGCGTTGTTTTAGAATTATAAAAAAAGGTTCTAAGCGTCCTCGTGCAGGTGTAGGCGATGTAATTATTTGCGCTGTAAAAGAATCTGATCCTAAAGGAACTGTTAAAAAGGGCAAAGTAGTTAAAGCTGTTATTGTTAGAACATGCAGTAGCATTTCTCGTAAAGATGGAAGCCAACTATCCTTTTTTGATAATAGCTGCGTAATTATCGATGACAAGGGAAATCCTCAAGGAACGCGTATTTTTGGTCCTATTGCACGTGAAGTGCGTGAAAGAGGTTATATTAAAATTACCTCGTTAGCACCAGAAGTGATTTAA
- the rplX gene encoding 50S ribosomal protein L24, translating to MSKWIKKGDIVVVISGNDKGKSGEVISRNKERILVQGVNLRKKHAKRQTKAPGAGIIEIETPIHISNVSLCNKENQPVKVKVRFAADGAKELFYLEGDKQIKFRQVKKHS from the coding sequence ATGAGTAAGTGGATTAAGAAAGGTGACATTGTTGTTGTCATTTCAGGCAACGACAAAGGAAAGTCGGGTGAAGTGATTTCTCGAAATAAAGAGCGAATCTTAGTGCAAGGGGTGAATCTTCGTAAGAAGCATGCTAAGCGTCAAACGAAAGCTCCGGGTGCTGGGATTATAGAAATTGAAACGCCTATTCATATTTCCAATGTCTCTTTATGCAATAAAGAAAATCAGCCAGTGAAGGTCAAAGTGCGCTTTGCAGCTGATGGAGCTAAAGAGTTATTTTATTTGGAAGGGGATAAGCAAATTAAATTTCGCCAGGTTAAAAAACATTCATAA
- the rplE gene encoding 50S ribosomal protein L5: MSRLHKRYKEVVKKELQNKFKYSNLMLIPQLKKIVISMGIAEASKDKNAMQACVKEMALLSGQKPILTKSRRAIANFKLREDQPIGVKVTLRRQRMYDFLDRFCHIVSPRIRDFRGFNPKCDGRGSYSLGIQEQQIFPEVILDEIKRTQGMNITFVTSAETDEECLELLTSLGLPFKTAE; encoded by the coding sequence ATGTCTAGATTACATAAACGCTATAAAGAAGTTGTAAAAAAAGAACTGCAAAACAAGTTTAAGTATTCCAACTTAATGCTTATTCCTCAGCTAAAGAAAATTGTAATTAGCATGGGGATAGCGGAAGCTTCTAAAGATAAAAATGCGATGCAAGCTTGCGTCAAGGAAATGGCATTGTTATCAGGACAGAAGCCGATTTTGACAAAATCACGTCGAGCAATTGCTAATTTTAAGCTACGTGAAGATCAACCAATTGGAGTAAAGGTTACTCTTAGAAGGCAGAGGATGTATGATTTCCTTGATCGTTTTTGTCACATTGTTTCTCCTCGTATTCGAGATTTTCGCGGCTTTAACCCTAAGTGCGATGGTAGAGGAAGTTATTCTTTAGGGATTCAAGAGCAGCAGATTTTTCCAGAGGTTATTTTAGATGAGATAAAGAGAACGCAAGGAATGAATATCACATTTGTGACGTCCGCAGAAACTGATGAAGAGTGTCTTGAGCTATTAACATCACTTGGACTTCCATTTAAAACAGCAGAATAA
- the rpsH gene encoding 30S ribosomal protein S8, whose protein sequence is MSLSDPIADLLTRIRNAKSARHRFVIFRPSKVKLAVIKVLQENGFVGECLVNEEKREARLFLKYANGREPVLKGLKRMSSPSARQYVGYLEIPIVYGGMGVAIVSTSKGIRDGKAARRDRLGGELLCVVW, encoded by the coding sequence ATGTCATTAAGTGATCCAATTGCAGATTTGCTAACAAGAATTCGCAATGCAAAAAGTGCTCGTCATCGCTTTGTCATTTTTAGACCCAGTAAAGTAAAACTAGCAGTTATAAAAGTATTGCAAGAAAATGGATTTGTTGGTGAGTGTCTTGTCAATGAAGAAAAAAGAGAAGCAAGGCTTTTTTTAAAATATGCTAACGGAAGAGAACCTGTGTTAAAGGGTTTAAAGCGCATGTCTTCTCCTTCTGCAAGGCAGTACGTTGGTTATCTTGAAATTCCAATTGTTTACGGTGGAATGGGAGTTGCAATTGTGTCTACTTCTAAAGGTATTCGCGATGGTAAAGCCGCTCGAAGGGATCGACTTGGCGGTGAGTTATTATGTGTGGTTTGGTAA
- the rplF gene encoding 50S ribosomal protein L6 has protein sequence MSRLGKMPISLAGKKIDIKIQNGQVQVKGPKGELSIPAIKGILVKIENDHLFVLKDEQIEVHNKDYGLARALINNMITGVSTGFEKRLKLEGVGYRAQIKENMLDLQIGRSHPTELLIPEGIKITVEKGVLIIIEGISKFLVGHFAAEIRAEKKPEPYKGKGIRYEKEHVRKKAGKAAKGKTG, from the coding sequence ATGTCACGTCTTGGGAAAATGCCAATCTCACTTGCCGGGAAAAAAATAGATATTAAGATCCAAAACGGACAAGTTCAAGTAAAAGGTCCTAAAGGTGAATTATCCATTCCTGCAATTAAAGGGATTTTGGTGAAAATAGAAAATGATCATTTGTTTGTTTTAAAAGATGAGCAAATAGAAGTACACAATAAAGATTATGGTTTAGCTAGAGCTTTGATCAATAATATGATCACAGGTGTAAGCACGGGATTTGAAAAACGATTGAAGTTAGAAGGTGTTGGGTATCGTGCTCAAATTAAAGAAAATATGCTCGATTTGCAAATTGGGCGCTCTCATCCCACAGAACTTTTGATTCCTGAAGGAATTAAAATAACAGTGGAAAAAGGGGTATTAATCATTATTGAAGGAATAAGCAAGTTTCTCGTAGGGCATTTTGCTGCTGAAATACGCGCAGAAAAAAAACCTGAACCTTATAAAGGCAAGGGAATCCGCTATGAGAAAGAGCATGTACGTAAAAAGGCTGGTAAAGCAGCAAAGGGAAAAACAGGTTAA
- the rplR gene encoding 50S ribosomal protein L18, with translation MLNELQSRNTKRKRRSLRIRKQVRGSSDKPRLSVFKSLKHICAQLIDDKKGITLVSASTYTPLLRQKNLGKKSKQAAREVGILLANAAKQKNIQFVVFDRGHHKYHGLLAELADAARQSGLQF, from the coding sequence ATGCTTAATGAATTGCAAAGTCGAAATACAAAAAGAAAAAGGCGAAGTTTGCGTATCAGAAAACAAGTGCGCGGCTCTAGCGATAAGCCTCGACTTTCTGTATTTAAATCGCTGAAACACATTTGTGCACAGTTAATCGATGACAAAAAAGGGATCACTCTTGTAAGCGCAAGCACGTATACGCCGCTTTTACGTCAAAAGAATTTGGGCAAAAAAAGTAAACAAGCTGCACGGGAAGTGGGTATTTTATTAGCGAATGCCGCTAAACAAAAAAATATTCAATTCGTTGTATTCGATCGCGGCCATCATAAATATCATGGGTTGCTAGCAGAACTTGCAGATGCTGCACGTCAGTCAGGGTTACAATTTTAA
- the rpsE gene encoding 30S ribosomal protein S5, translated as MEQNKRRAEEFGTEFEDKVLYVNRCCKAVKGGKKFSFSALVLVGDRQGRIGFGFAKANEVSDAIRKATESARKNIFTFEMEGSTIPHEVLVDWDGCTVLLKPARDGTGVIAGSKVRSVLELAGIKDVIAKIYGSNNPLNQVQATLTALEGLVNRQKNLVNRGLAS; from the coding sequence ATGGAACAAAATAAAAGACGCGCTGAAGAATTTGGAACGGAATTTGAAGACAAGGTTCTGTACGTTAACCGCTGTTGTAAAGCAGTAAAAGGCGGAAAGAAGTTTAGCTTTTCTGCACTAGTTCTTGTAGGCGATAGACAAGGTAGAATTGGTTTTGGCTTTGCTAAAGCAAATGAAGTATCAGACGCTATTCGCAAAGCAACAGAATCTGCTCGTAAAAATATCTTTACATTTGAAATGGAAGGGTCTACAATTCCGCATGAAGTTTTAGTAGATTGGGATGGTTGCACAGTTCTACTAAAGCCAGCTCGAGATGGAACAGGTGTTATTGCAGGTTCAAAGGTTCGTTCTGTGCTAGAGCTTGCTGGAATAAAAGATGTAATTGCAAAGATCTATGGCTCTAATAATCCTTTGAATCAAGTGCAAGCAACATTAACCGCTTTGGAAGGTCTTGTAAATCGTCAAAAAAATCTAGTAAATAGAGGTTTAGCATCATGA
- the rplO gene encoding 50S ribosomal protein L15, giving the protein MTLSQLANTHRPKKKVQRVGRGVGSKRGKTCGRGNKGDKARQGYKYRFGHEGGQIPLYKKLPTRGFTNGRFTSYVFAINLQMIDKLYQDGEVVSLNTLQEKGIAPRRVSGGLKILSNGELTKKVSIEARFFSQATEEKLKKQGISYQKITS; this is encoded by the coding sequence ATGACTTTATCGCAATTAGCTAACACTCACAGACCCAAGAAAAAAGTGCAAAGAGTAGGACGAGGTGTTGGTTCGAAAAGAGGAAAGACCTGTGGTCGTGGTAATAAAGGTGATAAGGCTCGTCAAGGTTATAAATACCGCTTTGGACATGAAGGAGGGCAAATTCCTTTATATAAAAAGTTACCTACTCGAGGTTTTACCAATGGGCGTTTTACCTCTTATGTGTTTGCAATTAATCTCCAAATGATCGACAAGCTATACCAAGATGGAGAAGTAGTTAGCTTAAATACGCTGCAAGAGAAAGGCATTGCCCCTCGCAGAGTCTCTGGAGGATTAAAAATCTTATCCAATGGAGAGCTAACTAAAAAAGTTAGCATTGAAGCGCGCTTCTTTTCTCAAGCAACAGAAGAGAAGTTGAAGAAACAGGGTATTTCTTATCAAAAAATAACAAGCTAA